In Cotesia glomerata isolate CgM1 linkage group LG1, MPM_Cglom_v2.3, whole genome shotgun sequence, one genomic interval encodes:
- the LOC123272468 gene encoding organic cation transporter protein yields the protein MAYDDVILRMGEFGRYQRRIYVLLCLPAIICAFHKMGGVFLGPKMTTRCLLPWEEKNATFFIDPVIMNASYPIEDKQCLRRVNLTGYVPQGGGNAGSSGDSTRLSSDGLTTCEEFVFDTSIYKSTTTSEWNLVCERKWMRAFGDSLFMVGVMLGSIIFGGLSDKFGRRPIFFLSLVIQLVGGILVAIAPEYVSYIIFRLIVGSTTSGVFLVAYVIALEMVGPKKRSVAGVGCQLFFTFGYIVTAAFAYYIRDWRYLQVAITLPSFAFLVYWWFIPESARWLLTKGKDDEAKELLQRAAKENGIEIPRDTLDCLLHENCGENVVVNSQASLFDLFRTPNLRKKSLLLFFNWLVNSGTYYGLSWNVNNLGGNDYVNFVILGAVEVPAYLFLIFVLERWGRKSILCGCMVVSGLALVGTIFVPEEYPWMIIVLAMIGKLAITSSYGGIYVFTAEQFPTVVRNVGLGACSTFARIGGVIAPYVNHLAEIWKPLPLVIFGGCALVGGLISLMLPETLNKKLPETIEDGELFGLKDKTSKLNREKHRELKQLDVHHLTDTDSIKPLKPVENGIHDSKQNG from the exons ATGGCTTACGATGATGTTATTTTACGGATGGGAGAATTCGGGAGGTATCAACGCAGAATTTATGTACTTCTCTGCCTTCCAGCGATTATTTGTGCTTTTCATAAGATGGGTGGAGTTTTTCTCGGACCCAAGATGACTACcag ATGTTTATTGCCTTGGGAAGAAAAGAACgcaacattttttatagaccCAGTTATTATGAATGCAAGTTACCCCATAGAAGATAAGCAGTGCTTGAGACGAGTAAATTTGACGGGATACGTCCCTCAAGGCGGAGGAAATGCTGGAAGTAGCGGCGATTCGACAAGGTTGTCAAGCGACGGGCTCACGACCTGCGAGGAATTCGTCTTTGACACTAGCATTTACAAAAGTACAACTACCTCTGAG tGGAACCTAGTTTGTGAAAGAAAATGGATGAGAGCTTTTGGAGATTCGCTTTTCATGGTAGGAGTGATGCTTGGTTCAATAATATTTGGTGGTTTGTCTGACAAATTTGGACGTAGACCAATTTTCTTCCTGTCTTTAGTAATTCAGCTCGTCGGAGGTATACTTGTTGCCATTGCTCCGGAGTATGTTTCGTATATCATCTTTAGATTAATTGTTGGTTCAACAACAAGTGGGGTGTTCTTGGTAGCCTATGTAATCG CTTTGGAAATGGTTGGTCCAAAAAAACGTTCAGTTGCTGGAGTAGGTTGTCAACTATTTTTCACATTTGGTTACATAGTAACCGCTGCGTTTGCTTACTACATTCGTGATTGGAGATACTTGCAAGTAGCTATTACGCTACCGAGCTTTGCCTTTCTTGTTTATTGGtg GTTTATTCCTGAATCTGCGCGTTGGCTTTTGACTAAAGGCAAAGACGATGAAGCTAAAGAATTATTGCAGCGTGCTGCTAAGGAAAATGGTATTGAAATACCTCGTGATACTTTAGATTGTCTTTTACATGAAAACTGCGGAGAAAATGTTGTTGTAAATAGCCAAGCCTCGTTGTTTGATTTATTCCGTACTCCGAATCTCAGAAAAAAGAGTTTACTTCTCTTTTTCAATTG gttGGTCAACAGTGGGACTTATTATGGTCTTTCGTggaatgtaaataatttaggaGGAAATGATTatgttaattttgtaatacTCGGTGCTGTTGAAGTACCAGCATACTTATTTCTGATTTTTGTACTAGAACGTTGGGGAAGAAAGAGTATTCTTTGTGGTTGCATGGTTGTTTCTGGTCTTGCCTTAGTAGGAACGATATTTGTTCCAGaag AATATCCTTGGATGATTATAGTACTTGCAATGATCGGTAAATTGGCAATAACATCCTCATATGGTGGTATATATGTTTTTACTGCTGAACAGTTCCCTACGGTTGTGAGAAACGTTGGCCTTGGAGCTTGTTCAACTTTCGCCAGAATTGGCGGTGTCATTGCACCCTATGTTAATCATTTA GCCGAAATATGGAAACCTTTACCACTAGTTATATTTGGAGGTTGCGCTCTCGTTGGAGGCTTGATATCACTCATGTTACCTGAAACGCttaataagaaattacctGAAACAATTGAAGACGGTGAATTATTCGGAtt AAAAGACaaaacttcaaaattaaaCAGAGAAAAACATCGAGAATTAAAACAGCTAGATGTACATCACTTGACTGATACCGACTCAATTAAACCATTGAAGCCAGTAGAAAATGGAATACATGATTCGAAGCAAAATGGATGA
- the LOC123263819 gene encoding probable pyruvate dehydrogenase E1 component subunit alpha, mitochondrial isoform X1, whose protein sequence is MMANCVRNISRETSRRNFATWNEIFSVFSGGRNNYATEASFETKPFRLHKLDSGPSTKVTVSREDALDIYKKLHTIRRIETAAGNLYKEKIVRGFCHLYSGQEACAVGMSAALRSQDSVITAYRAHGWTYLMGIPPVGVLAELTGRQSGNARGKGGSMHMYAKNFYGGNGIVGAQVALGAGIAFAHKYKGDGGVCLALYGDGAANQGQIFEVYNMSKLWDVPCIFICENNQYGMGTSAERAAANTEYYTRGDYIPGIWVDGMDVLAVREAMRFAIKHCTSGKGPLVMETMTYRYSGHSMSDPGTSYRTREEIQEVRQTRDPITGFKERILNANLVTADDLKKLESEIKKEVDEAVKIAKADKEIDDHELSADIYSACLEDEIRNVTPFTSLKHSRIGPAVNA, encoded by the exons ATGATGGCTAACTGTGTGAGGAATATCAGCCGTGAGACTTCTCGACGTAAT TTCGCAACATGGAACGAG ATTTTCTCAGTATTTTCCGGTGGACGTAACAACTATGCTACAGAAGCATCATTCGAAACGAAACCTTTCAGATTACATAAATTAGATTCTGGACCGTCAACAAAAGTAACAGTATCACGAGAAGACGCACttgatatttacaaaaaattacatactATCAGACGAATCGAAACTGCTGCTGGtaatttatataaagaaaaaatagttcGTGGATTTTGTCACTTGTATTCTGGACAA gAAGCATGTGCAGTAGGAATGAGTGCAGCCTTAAGGTCCCAGGACTCTGTGATCACAGCTTACCGTGCCCACGGTTGGACTTATTTGATGGGTATTCCACCAGTAGGAGTACTGGCTGAGTTGACGGGTAGACAAAGTGGTAATGCGCGTGGTAAGGGAGGTTCTATGCACATGTACGCCAAAAATTTCTACGGTGGAAACGGTATCGTTGGTGCTCAG GTTGCACTGGGGGCTGGAATAGCTTTTGCACACAAATACAAAGGAGATGGAGGAGTATGTTTAGCATTGTACGGTGACGGAGCCGCCAATCAAGgtcaaatttttgaagtttaCAATATGAGTAAACTGTGGGATGTTCCTTGCATTTTTATCTGTGAAAATAATCAGTATGGAATGGGTACAAGTGCTGAAAGAGCTGCTGCTAATACAGAGTATTATACCCGTGGTGATTACATACCTGGAATctgg GTTGATGGTATGGATGTATTAGCTGTCAGAGAAGCCATGAGATTTGCGATTAAGCACTGTACATCTGGCAAAGGACCACTTGTAATGGAAACAATGACATACAGGTACAGTGGTCACAGTATGTCAGACCCTGGTACCAGTTACAGAACAAGAGAAGAAATTCAAGAAGTCAGACAAACTCGTGATCCAATCACTGGTTTCAAAGAACGAATTCTTAATGCTAATCTCGTTACTGCTGACGACTTGaag AAATTGGAGTCAGAAATAAAGAAAGAAGTTGATGAAGCTGTAAAAATTGCCAAGGCCGACAAAGAAATTGATGATCACGAGCTCAGTGCTGATATTTACTCCGCTTGCTTGGAAGATGAAATTCGTAATGTCACACCATTTACTTCTCTAAAGCACAGTAGAATCGGGCCAGCCGTCAACGCTTAA
- the LOC123263819 gene encoding probable pyruvate dehydrogenase E1 component subunit alpha, mitochondrial isoform X2: protein MMANCVRNISRETSRRNIFSVFSGGRNNYATEASFETKPFRLHKLDSGPSTKVTVSREDALDIYKKLHTIRRIETAAGNLYKEKIVRGFCHLYSGQEACAVGMSAALRSQDSVITAYRAHGWTYLMGIPPVGVLAELTGRQSGNARGKGGSMHMYAKNFYGGNGIVGAQVALGAGIAFAHKYKGDGGVCLALYGDGAANQGQIFEVYNMSKLWDVPCIFICENNQYGMGTSAERAAANTEYYTRGDYIPGIWVDGMDVLAVREAMRFAIKHCTSGKGPLVMETMTYRYSGHSMSDPGTSYRTREEIQEVRQTRDPITGFKERILNANLVTADDLKKLESEIKKEVDEAVKIAKADKEIDDHELSADIYSACLEDEIRNVTPFTSLKHSRIGPAVNA from the exons ATGATGGCTAACTGTGTGAGGAATATCAGCCGTGAGACTTCTCGACGTAAT ATTTTCTCAGTATTTTCCGGTGGACGTAACAACTATGCTACAGAAGCATCATTCGAAACGAAACCTTTCAGATTACATAAATTAGATTCTGGACCGTCAACAAAAGTAACAGTATCACGAGAAGACGCACttgatatttacaaaaaattacatactATCAGACGAATCGAAACTGCTGCTGGtaatttatataaagaaaaaatagttcGTGGATTTTGTCACTTGTATTCTGGACAA gAAGCATGTGCAGTAGGAATGAGTGCAGCCTTAAGGTCCCAGGACTCTGTGATCACAGCTTACCGTGCCCACGGTTGGACTTATTTGATGGGTATTCCACCAGTAGGAGTACTGGCTGAGTTGACGGGTAGACAAAGTGGTAATGCGCGTGGTAAGGGAGGTTCTATGCACATGTACGCCAAAAATTTCTACGGTGGAAACGGTATCGTTGGTGCTCAG GTTGCACTGGGGGCTGGAATAGCTTTTGCACACAAATACAAAGGAGATGGAGGAGTATGTTTAGCATTGTACGGTGACGGAGCCGCCAATCAAGgtcaaatttttgaagtttaCAATATGAGTAAACTGTGGGATGTTCCTTGCATTTTTATCTGTGAAAATAATCAGTATGGAATGGGTACAAGTGCTGAAAGAGCTGCTGCTAATACAGAGTATTATACCCGTGGTGATTACATACCTGGAATctgg GTTGATGGTATGGATGTATTAGCTGTCAGAGAAGCCATGAGATTTGCGATTAAGCACTGTACATCTGGCAAAGGACCACTTGTAATGGAAACAATGACATACAGGTACAGTGGTCACAGTATGTCAGACCCTGGTACCAGTTACAGAACAAGAGAAGAAATTCAAGAAGTCAGACAAACTCGTGATCCAATCACTGGTTTCAAAGAACGAATTCTTAATGCTAATCTCGTTACTGCTGACGACTTGaag AAATTGGAGTCAGAAATAAAGAAAGAAGTTGATGAAGCTGTAAAAATTGCCAAGGCCGACAAAGAAATTGATGATCACGAGCTCAGTGCTGATATTTACTCCGCTTGCTTGGAAGATGAAATTCGTAATGTCACACCATTTACTTCTCTAAAGCACAGTAGAATCGGGCCAGCCGTCAACGCTTAA